The nucleotide window TACCACGATGTTTTCCTGCGAAGGATCGACGTGCTGCATTTGCAGTTTTTCCGTTGCCGTCCTCTCCACGCGGCTGTGATCGCCGAGGGCATTCTCTTCCAGAATCAGGTTGCGCCACTCAATATCGAGCGCATCCCGTTCCAGCACTAACTGTTCGCGC belongs to Erwinia pyri and includes:
- the ftsL gene encoding cell division protein FtsL gives rise to the protein MIGNERHSLPGVIGGDILRHGKIPLILAVAVLVSAVLVVTTAHKTRLLTAQREQLVLERDALDIEWRNLILEENALGDHSRVERTATEKLQMQHVDPSQENIVVQP